The Leucoraja erinacea ecotype New England chromosome 40, Leri_hhj_1, whole genome shotgun sequence DNA segment ttaagaagcttttatccGTACCcacatgcatatgcagggaatggaagggtgtggatcacctgcaggcagaagGCATTAGTTTAACTTCTGTTCAGTGCGAACGTTGTGGGCGACCTGCACTGTACTGTATCCATGTGGCCATcttaatgcctcttaaacacccctattgtatctgcctccaccaccaccaccatccctggcagtgccatccaggcactcgccactctctgtgtaacaaatacttaccctgcacatctcttttcaaACTTTGCTCCACTCACTTTAGAGCTTTGCCCATCTCCTGGGAGACAGGTTCTGGACTCTCTATCCTGTCTGTGCCAGTTAGATCAGAGATGACTGATCTTCCGCATCCCAGCTGCAGTGCGTGGTATGAATGGAAGAATTTCATTGAGGTGCTGGATGTTAACATCGCACCTGAACTATTGCAGCTCATTTTGCTGGAGCGAGAGGCATGTGCCCAATGGCAGACCGGCGTAGAACTAACAGGCTGTAAAAACGACCCTTTAAAGCGCACTCTCACAAGTTTAGTACACATTAGGTCCATTTTGAAAGCAAGATGAACAAGGAGCCACTGTCAGTGTCTGCTAGGTTGTAATGAACTATTCCCTGAGCATACAATGCGAACATGGAAATGTGGATCTGATGATTTTAAAAACGTCCATGTAGGCAAGCCTTTTAAATCATTAAAGTTTGAATCTCACCACAGCAACCTACTGTAACTTTTTATGATAAGTATTAAAAGCTTAGCATTTTGTCGTGGTAGAATTTTGCACTGACTGTTGCTTTCCCACAACAGCACATTATTCCAGTGACTTTGCTAATGACGTAGCAATGTGGATGGACTTTCCCTTTCAATTTTTCACAGTGAAGATcccaaaaatacagaataagatCTGTGTTTTCAGTAAGAGGTAGATTGAtgcgcacccccagaagtgaggacagcacagagctggtccggggggggggggggggggggctaaagaacaactccaggactgtttggagtctgtagactgggcaaagttcaaggactcggcaacggacttgaacgaatccgccacagtcgttacagacttcataaagaaatatgtggaggactgcatccctacaaaaacctttccGAGTTTTTCCCAATCAGCAACCTTGGataaactttgagatccgcactctcctgaagtccagacacagggcattcacctccaatgatacaTTGGCCTAaatgaagaccagatacgaccttggtaaggccatcaaaaaggccaaaaggaacttctgctccaaactggaggatgagactgatgttcggcagctgtggtggggcctgaatgtaatcacctcctacaaggcgataccaagaggcagctcgaatgttggtaaaacatcactccctgacgagctcaatgcgttttacacacgctttgacagggagaatactgatgtgccttcccgatcccccattcgctgtgatggcatttcagtctcagtcacagaggccgatgtcaggaaatccttcagaggggtgaacccctgaaaagcacctggacctgatggtatacccggtcgtgttctaaaaacctgtgcggatcaactgccgggagtttttacggacattttcaacctctcacttctgaggtctgaggtccccacctgctttaaaagggcatcaattataccggtgcccaagaagagtaaggtgacgtgcctcaatgactatcgaccagtggcactaacgccggtggtgatgaagtgctgtgagaggttgaacatggagcaaatcaactcctacctcgacaaaaacctggacccactgcagttcgcttaccgccacaacagatcaacggtggatgcgttctcgctggccctccacttcgcactggaccacttggacaacaaaaactcatatgtcaggctgttattcattgattacagctcgacatttaacacaatcatcccctccaagctggttaccaaactcgcagaactgggtctgtgcgcacccctctgcaactggatcctcgacttcctcattcacagaccacagtctgttcgtattggtggaaatgtgtcagcctcaataacaatcagcatgggagcacctcaaggctgcgtgctcagccccctgctgtactcactctatacccatgactgcgtagccaaccacagtgcgaactccatcatcaagttcgctgacgacaccactgttgtgggacgtatcactgatggggatgagtcagagtacagaagagagatcgagcaactgtccatatggtgccagtgcaataacctggccctcaacaccagcaaaaccaaggaactgattgtggactttggaaggagtaggagggggacccacagccccatttatatcaacgggtcgatggttgaaagggtcaagaacttcaaattcctgggcgtgcacatctctgaagatctttcctgttccgagaacactaacgcaattatccgAGAACACTAATTTTGAAGTATGGCATGAATCCAGCAAAAAAACTattcaaaaaagctcatcagcgcctctacttcctgagaagattacggagagtcggattgtcaaggaagactctctctaacttctacaggtgcacagttgagagcatgctgaccggttgcatcgtggcttggtttggcaatttgagtgccctggagaggaaaagactacaaaaagtagtaaacactgcccagtccatcatcagctctgaccttccttccatcgaggggatttatcgcagtcgctgcctcaaaaaggctggcagtatcatcaaagacccacaccatcctggccacacactcatctccctgctaccttcaggtagaaggtacaggagcctgaagactgcaacaaccaggttcaggaatagctacttccccacagccatcaggctattaaacctggctcggacaaaactctgattattaataaccactttctgttatttgcactttaccagtttatttattcatgtgtgtatatatttatatcatggtatatggacacatttatctgttttgtagtaaatgcctactattttctgtgtgcttaagcaaagcaagaatttcattgtcctatacagggacacatgacaataaactcacttgaacttgaacttgcttgTCGGTGCTTAACAAAGTGTAAGAGGTGATTGTACCCATGCTGTACAAAGATGCCTCATTCAGGACTGAAGACAGGCTTGAGAGTGGCGGAGTCAACTGCATCATGGATTGCTTCAATTAAAACATGTGATGCAAACAAACTAGTGTTTGGCCATTTGCCTTCATTAGTGGCACTCTCCGAGTTGCCGCAGGGAATCATGCACATGAAGGTTACTAATTTTAATAATATGCCGTCAACAGTTTTAGTCTGCTTTTCATTTTGACTGTTCTTTTGTTTTGTTACAGGCATGCTCACAATCACAGATTTCATTAATATTTTACACCAATACTACAAGTCACCACTGGTACGTAAGCGCAttgatttatgtgtgtgtgtgtgtgcatgcaggaGTTACAGTTCATTTTAAATACTTTGATGTTAATAACTATAAGTATGTCTCTGCATTAGGTACGTTGACGCTGAGCTTGAGTGACAAAGCACCTTTATCTCagctgcaatttgtttttttattgcCAACATTGTATACATACAAGAATATAAAACcctggacacaaagtactggagtaattcagtgggtcaggcagcatctctggagaacatggataggtgactttcccAGTCAGGACCCTACTCCAGTCCAAAGAAAGTTCCCGACCagggaaacgtcacctgtccgtgttctccagagatggtgcctgacccgcggagttactccagcactttgtgcccttttgtgtaaaactagcatctgcagttccttgtttttctatAAGATAAAACCCTGGTTGTACTCAACTTGGTTCCATCGAGTTGCATTGAATTCCCTCCTACTGCCCCGAAGAAATGTAAATCATGTGTGCTAATACTTCATCCTTGTGGCCGTTCTTTAACTTTCGGTGTCAATTCTGTTCCCTCATGGAGAGCACAACAACAAACACTGATCCTGTtatcacaaaataaaacaaaagagcatttaaaaaagaaaataggagcaggagtagtccACGCAGCCCCcaaagcctgccccgccattcaatataaccatAGATGATCTGCCCCAAGCCTCAACTCCACTACTGTGccagacaagtctgaagaagggtcttgacccataatgtcacccattccttctctccagagataatgcctgtctcactgagttactccagcattttgtgtctaaattattTCTACCAAGTTCGGACCTTTGCACATTTGGAGTGAAAAAgttgaccaatttccctcctttcttccctctccctctcagcaAAGCCCATTTAGTCATAGGGTCAAGCTATGAGCTTATTCTGGTTGCTCTGCTTGTCATCTGACTTAAGAGCAACATATTCAGAAATGTCTTTGTCTGTTCCCTCAGTCCACAATAAAGGTTGCATGAAGATGAATGGGGCAGATGGAAGGAGAGGCAACCAGTTGATTTCTGAGGATCACTTCTTATCCTCAGAATGATAAGAAGGCTAACTTCTTATCTGTTTCCTTCTGTACAGGTTCAGATCTACGAATTGGAGGAACACAAAATAGAAACATGGAGAGGTAAGGTCCGAGCGGAAGCAGTGAGGGTTGTGAGAATTTGGAGTAGGAAGGGTTGTGTTTTGAAATGTGTTCATAAGATCCTAAGACATGGGAGCAGGATTAAGCCATTCGAACCATCGagtctgctcacaatattccaaatgtggtctgagcaGTGAATGTTTCATGGGGGAAGGTCGAATTCTTTGATCTGCTCACAATGGGGTCGGAATGATGTTTAATTGTTGCATTCTGTTGTCAGGCCTTGAAATAATATAGGTAAGTTACTTTCCCAAATGGACTTTAGAAAATATGCATAAACATCTTTTTAGTAAGGTTCAAATAAAATTGTTGTTTCTCATCCGTCAAAAATTATTCCTTTGCTTTATAAATTGCAGATCCTTTGTATAGGTTTGTAGTTAATCAaggatatatttaaaaaaattaaacccTGAAACCTTTTTAATCGGCTATTAATATGCACAAATATTGTAAAACTTAAAGGTGTACTTATTATTAattatcagattttttttttaaaaagggatccTGAAAGAAAGCTTGTGTTGAAACAACTATGATGGAACATTTCTAATGTACTTAAATGCGTTATaagaatttttggaattctcttcctttTCCCACTCCAGCACTATACAGTAACCTGGTAACAGGATTACTATTTCcttgaactgtggaattcatttatgATGAATAGGCTTGAAGGAGCACGAGAGCTTAGACTgtttgatcaaccccggctgggtcgcctgggcgagggtgtctgatgttgtgagacccgaaacacccgatgaccccaggtcacatcactgaggatgtgtcccagcGCATCGGGAAGGTGGTATCTTTCACACTAATATGGAATTAGGAGAACTCTCTTCGTTATGATGGAGTGGGGAGATGGCATCTTCTGTGGCTAAAACCACTTTGCAGACTAGTGAGATTACAGCTTCCTGCCCTGGTCCTATGTTGAGATTGAAGTTGTAATTTGTACTCTCTGCCCTGGCAGAAACAATGTTTTGTGATATTAGATAATTAAGAATTTTAGTTCTTCgattttaaaaacacaatacacttgtacaattaaattatttttgagaaAAATGGAATGAACATTTCAGTTTGATAATCTTCCTGTCAGAAATATCTGAAACattaataaaagcagaaaatgctggaaacactcagcaggtcaggcagcatctgtggaaagaggcaTAATACCTGGGAAAACGAATGGAGCTATGACATTTTTACTTCCAGCATCTACAAATAGTTCTTATAGAAAACATCTTAAAGGAAAAAAagctcaataaattaaaaaataacaatatTATTGTAAAAGAAAAATCCAAACTCTCAAATACAACCAAGACAGTTCGTAGTTtaattggtgtttgtagtgttcaagtgcCTGATGGTTGTTAGGAAGTAACAGTTATGATTTGGGGTTGAAGACCAGTTATTGAGGTGAAGGGATCTTCAGAGTATTTTCAACATCTTCTGGTTGTATTTCATGGTATCTGTAGTTCTCCCACTTTCAATTACCTGAAACATTCATTTGAATTaacatgggataacataaaacttgagtgaataggtgatcgatggtcggcgtgggcacagTGAGCTGtaaggcctgttcctatgctgcatttctaaaccaaaCAGAACAATATTGCCACattgattatttttctttctctttcttctctcagAGGTTTATCTACAAGACTCGTTCAAACCATTGGTGAGCATCTCTCCAAATGCCAGGTAACAAACCTTTCCAATCGTTTACAGCCATATATGTGTAATTTGATTTCTCAGAGCTATATCTGCCCAATTGTACGTTTGAAACCATCTCGCATTGCACTGAATTGTAAATATTCTATGCCCTCTTGCAAAAGAAGTAAATGGCAGACTTACAAATGTGCTTGCCATTTCCGGATATGGGCCACATTGGGTACTTTCTTCCCTCCTGTTTCTCTGGAGACTTGTATCTCGTGTCCCCACAGACATGAACCACGGTCCCCAGATGAAATGCAGTGCAGTTGACTGCTACAGCccaagatggggagggggagtggttggggggggggggggggggggggggggggggggggggggggggggggggggggggggggggggggggggggggggggagggggagggggaggggggagggggagtccagatccacaACTCTTGAGAGTAACTCGTACTTGATGACCAGATTCTTTCCTGCAGTCTAAAGTGAGCACCTCCCCAatgaaaaatgacacaaaatgctggagtaactcagcaagtcagggagcatccctggagaacgaggataggtgatgtttcaggtcgggctcttcttcagactgaagaagggtctcaacccgaaataccaCCGTTccttgttctcctgagatgctgcctgacctgctgagttactccagaactttgtgtctctttttgtaaaccaacatctacagtttcttgtttctacctcGCCCTCGGTCCCAGTTGCGTTTGGGTATATGAAATATATGAAATTTGTTAGAACTGATTACTTAAGAGCCCCCTTGTTTTCGTCTGTTCCAATTATATTTGAGGGACTGTTGCTAAACATCGGTTGAAATACCTTATGAGTCTTTTGTGCAAGTGTATTTTAGACACTGTAAAGACCATTCCAAGATTAAATGATGCTTGTATCATTCACTGTCAAGTTGGGCCTCACTACCTCTGTCCATCGCCACAGCTTATACGATGCAGTTTCATCGCTGATCAAGAACAAAATTCATCGTCTTCCGGTCATTGATCCATTAACAGGGAACACGCTCTACATCCTCACACACAAGCGCATTCTCAAGTTTCTCAAGCTCTTCGTAAGTATTCCTGGACCAcaaaatgaggaaagattaaaaagttaGTGAGAAtcaaaaaaataaactgcagatctttaaaagataaaattaaaataaaagcagaaaacacTGGACATACTCAGCatttcaggctgcatctgtgggaagggaaacggggttaatgtttcaggtcaaagataaaGGTTCATTCGATTCCTATAAACTCACAGTGCACAGTACACTGTGACTACTCTCTGGAgcttaaagtaaagtatcctttattgtcattcagaccttgcagttataacatagaataaaataacaaaacacacacttaacacagtttaacatccaccacagtgagtctaccaagcacctcctcactgtgatggaaggcaaaagtcttaaagtccttgtttcTTCCCTATTCGTCTCCCACTGCGTTGACGCGATCCAGCTTTCGATGTAGGGACCTCGCCGGGTGAATAGCATCGACATTGGGATTCAAAACCCAATCCATTCAGCCTTGGTCTCTTTGAAATGTGAACTGTTTCCTTTGGCACCATCATCTCTTAGGCTGCTAGTTTCACCGCTGTAGGccactgaaattgacaagcaattgcttctgcTGACCCTTGTGCAAAGatactttattaaacaatgtaacgtgCATCGTTTAGTGTGTTCAGCTTGCCGTAACAAAAATAATGTTTTAGCTATTTAAAAGACCTTTagtttttgaaaatcctgcaggaaGAATGACCTGGTTATTAAGAGTCTGCGACTCTCCAGACCCTTTTCGTATTGGCACTGTTTTGTTATAACGCAATTTTGTAAAACGCAAGGTTTCTTAAGAATGTAGCTATTGTGTCATGGCAGAACTACCTGCATTTGATTTTATATGTGCTGCTATTTCTGAagatattttttttccttttacacAGATTTCAGAGATGCCCAAACCTGATTTTATGTCCAAAACATTGGAAGAATTGAATATTGGAACGTACCACAACATTGCAGTGGTGAACAAAAACACTCCTATTTATGTGGCGTTGGGAATCTTTGTGGAAAAACGGGTGTCTGCGTTGCCTGTGGTGGATGAATCTGGTAAATGAAAGTTCTGCAATGAAGGTTCATAATGTTTCAACACACTGTCAAAGTCACATCCTGGAATTGCAAGTGGTGCAGAACACGGCATCGCTGACAAACGCCTTAACTTCTCCAATTGTCTGAACATTTCTGCTATCCGTTTCAGTGTGCTTTTAACGCACTTTCTTCAAGTACTGTACTTATCCTGGGGGTGGTGACGTTGATGCCGATGTAGGAGACTAGTCAAAGATGGAaagttgggagggagggagggagggagggaaccaAAGTGGGAGTTTGACGATTAGTGAAGGCAAATAGGGATCGGGTACTGAAAAATTGAAAGATTCTTATCTCAGTGTATCTGTCACAAGTGGACGAGTTAATGGTGTAAGCAGCTGTTAATGGGTATGATCTTACTGCCACTGCAAAACATGGCTACAGAGTGTCCAAAAATGGGAACTCAATATTCCAAGGCATTTGACATTTTGGAAGGATGAACTAACTGGCAATGAAGGTAGGGAACCCTGTTAATAGGCAATGGCATcagtgtagactttagagataccgagcagaaacaggcccacagagtccgtgccgaccagtgatcaccccgcacactaacactatcctacacactagggacaatttacaattatcccaagccaattaacctacaaatctgtacttctttggagtgggaggagatgggagcacCCAaacgacattattgccatagagggagtgcagagacggttcaccagactgattcctgggatgtcaggactgtcttatgaagaaagactggatagacttggtttatactctctagaatttagaagattgagaggggatcttatacaaacttacaaaattcttaaggggttggacaggctagatgcaggaagattgttcccgatgttggggaagtccaggacaaggggtcacagcttgaggataagggggaaatcctttaaaaccgagataagaagaacttttttcacacagagagtggtgaatctctggaactctctgccacagagggtagttgaggccagttcattggctatatttaagagggagttagatgtggccctt contains these protein-coding regions:
- the LOC129714716 gene encoding 5'-AMP-activated protein kinase subunit gamma-1-like isoform X3 — translated: MVKKAFFALVSNGVRAAPLWDSKTQGFVGMLTITDFINILHQYYKSPLVQIYELEEHKIETWREVYLQDSFKPLVSISPNASLYDAVSSLIKNKIHRLPVIDPLTGNTLYILTHKRILKFLKLFISEMPKPDFMSKTLEELNIGTYHNIAVVNKNTPIYVALGIFVEKRVSALPVVDESGRVGDIYSKFDVINLAAEKTYNNLDITVTKALLHRSQYFEGVLKCYKHETLETIINRLVEAEVHRLVVVDDNDVVNGIVSLSDILQALVLTGGGDLSSESEQ